From Veillonellaceae bacterium:
ACTGTAAAAATTAGCGGGGCCAAAAACGCTGTATTGCCGCTCATTGCGGCAGGGCTTTTAGGCACTACACCGTCGACGCTCGATGAGGTGCCTGATCTGGAAGACGTTCGCACTTTCAGTGAGGTGCTCGCCCATCTTGGGGTTGCGGCAAAGCATGACCCGGATAAGAAGACACTGGAAATTGACAGCACAAATATAACAAGTCATGAAGCGCCATATGAATTTGTTCGTAAAATGCGGGCATCATTTTTGGTTATGGGGCCGCTGCTTGCCAGGGTCGGCAAAGCCAAAATTTCGCTGCCGGGCGGCTGCGCAATTGGGACAAGACCAATTGACCTTCATCTCAAAGGCTTTGAGGCGCTCGGCGCAGAAATCGAGATCGGTCATGGTTATATTGAAGCCACAGCGCCGCGCGGTTTGACCGGAGCCCGGATTTATCTTGACTTTCCGAGCGTTGGCGCTACCGAAAATATCATGATGGCAGCCTGTATGGCTAAGGGACAGACAATTTTAGAAAACCCTGCCCATGAACCTGAAATTGTCGACTTAGCCAATTATCTTAATGTTATGGGCGCCCGCATTCGCGGTGCCGGTACCAATGTTATTAAGATTGAAGGCGTGAGCGAGTTAAAAGGGCGCAATTATACTGTAATACCTGATCGGAT
This genomic window contains:
- the murA gene encoding UDP-N-acetylglucosamine 1-carboxyvinyltransferase; amino-acid sequence: MEKLIIHGGNRLTGTVKISGAKNAVLPLIAAGLLGTTPSTLDEVPDLEDVRTFSEVLAHLGVAAKHDPDKKTLEIDSTNITSHEAPYEFVRKMRASFLVMGPLLARVGKAKISLPGGCAIGTRPIDLHLKGFEALGAEIEIGHGYIEATAPRGLTGARIYLDFPSVGATENIMMAACMAKGQTILENPAHEPEIVDLANYLNVMGARIRGAGTNVIKIEGVSELKGRNYTVIPDRIEAGTYMVAAAMTGGDVWIENALTEHLKPVVAKLKEAGANIEEDINGVRVWGDGKIKAVDIKTLPYPGFPTDMQAQFMAMMTVAHGTSIVSETVFENRFMHVDELKRMGACIKIEGRSAVVEGVPKLTGCPVKATDLRAGAAMVLAGLVAEGKTEIGYIHHIDRGYDKLVEKLRGIGAEIDRIG